Within Bacteroidota bacterium, the genomic segment GATCTCATTATTTTACCAACCTTTGATTTTCCTAAACGGATATAATCGAGTAATGGCCTGTATGAAGGGCAAATAAACATGCATGAACCACATTCAATACAATCCATAATTCTATTTTTTTCGGCAGCGTCAAAATTCTCCATTTTGGCTACTTGAGAAAGATAAAATGGCTCTAAGCCCATGGGGCAAACAGTCGTACATTTCCCGCAACGAATACAATTAACGGCTTGACTGCGTTTTGCCTCAGTATTATTTATTATTAGAATTCCAGATGTACCTTTAACAACAGCTGCATCAACAGAGTTAAGTGCTTTTCCCATCATTGGACCACCACTGATAACTTTACCCGTGTCTTCGGGCAAACCACCAACTTTTTCGATTAGATCTGAAATTGGCGTACCAATACGAACCATGAAGTTTGCCGTTTCAGTTAAAGATTTTCCTGTTACAGTAACAATACGCTCTATTAATGGTTTATTTTTTTGAATAGCTTCATAAACGGCAAAAGCAGTTCCTACATTATTTACAACAGCACCTACTTCAATTGGCAATTTCCCACTTGGAACTTCTCTGTTGATACAGGCTTTGATCAATTGCTTCTCACCACCTTGGGGATATTGAACTTTGAGTGGTTGAACTGAAACACCTGGGTAATTGGCAGTCAAATTATTTAAATGATCGATGGCATCTGCTTTATTATTTTCAATACCAATTATTGCTCTATCTACCCCCAAACCTTTCATCAAAATCTGGATTCCAATTAGTAATTGCTCGCCTTTCTCGAGCATTAAACGATGATCAGCCGTTAAATAAGGTTCGCACTCAACTCCATTTATGATAAGAACCTCAGCCACTTTACCTTTTGGAACCATTAGTTTCACGTGGGATGGAAATGTTGCGCCTCCTAATCCTACAATACCAGCTGCTTTAATTTTTTCAATAATGTCAGCCTGTTGCAAACTACTGATATCCCTAATAATTTCTTCCGATGTATCAATGCCATCCATCCATTCATCGCCATCTACATCAATGACAACAGAACTTTTACGATAACCACTGCTATCCAAAACATCATCTATTTTCAGAACTTTACCAGAAACAGATGAATGGACATTGGCAGAAATAAAGGCTTCTCCTTTGGCTATTAACTGACCCACTTTTACCATATCTCCTTTTTTAACAATAGGAGTTGAAGGAGCTCCAAGTACCTGACTAACAGGAATTGAAACTCTGGCAGGTATAGCTAAAATTTCGATTGACTTAGCAGCTGAAATTTTATTTTCTGGTGGATGAACACCTCCAAGTTTAAATGTTTTTAAAACCATATTTTTCTTTTACTTAATCGAATTATGATTCAGTATTTTCCTTATTATCGTTAGTTTCCTTCAAATCTGGTGATTCTTTAACGGCAATATCATTTTCTGTTTTTTCTATCTTTTGCGGAGCAACTTTTTCTGTAGTAACATCTGCTGATTTAGTTGCTGCATCAGTTTTTACTTCAACAACAGGTCTTTCTTTTTTAGGTGGAAAATTAACTTCCCAAATAGCATTAGTAGGACATTCAGGTGCACATTTCCGACAAAGCTTGCAGGCTATCGGATCAATATAGGCTAAATTATTCTCAATGGTTATTGCATCGAACTTACATACTTTCTGGCATTTGCCACATCCAATACAAGCAACTGAACAATTCTTTTTGGCTGGTCCACCTTTTTCCTTATTTACACAGGATACAAAAATTCGTCTTTCCTTTTTGTTGCGCTTTCTTAATTCTAAAATATCTCTTGGGCAAGCTTTCACACAAGCTCCACATGCAATACAATTTTCTTTCACAACTGGAAGACCTGTTTCCTTATCCATATACATGGCATCAAAATCACAAGCCTCTACACAATCACCACAACCCAGACAGCCAAAGGCACAACCACCTTCTCCAGAAAACAAGGCGTTCGCCACAAAACAAGATTGAACACCATCATATTGTGCTTTTTGAGGAGAATTCTCGCAAGAGCCATTGCAACGCAACACAGCTATTTCAGGATCTTTGAGTTCGGCCTCTAATCCTAACACTTTGCCAACATCTGTCATGAGATCAGCTCCACCAACCGGACAGTTAAAGCCTTCCATGTTGCCAGCCTTAACTATTTCCTCAGCAAAATTTCGACAACCGGCAAAACCACACCCCCCACAATTTGCAGCAGGAAGCACTTCTTCAACTTCGTCTATCCGGGGATCTTCAATTACTTTAAATTTTTGAGCAACAAAAAAGAGGATAATAGCTGCAATTACTCCTATTGCGCCTAAAGAG encodes:
- the rsxC gene encoding electron transport complex subunit RsxC; its protein translation is MVLKTFKLGGVHPPENKISAAKSIEILAIPARVSIPVSQVLGAPSTPIVKKGDMVKVGQLIAKGEAFISANVHSSVSGKVLKIDDVLDSSGYRKSSVVIDVDGDEWMDGIDTSEEIIRDISSLQQADIIEKIKAAGIVGLGGATFPSHVKLMVPKGKVAEVLIINGVECEPYLTADHRLMLEKGEQLLIGIQILMKGLGVDRAIIGIENNKADAIDHLNNLTANYPGVSVQPLKVQYPQGGEKQLIKACINREVPSGKLPIEVGAVVNNVGTAFAVYEAIQKNKPLIERIVTVTGKSLTETANFMVRIGTPISDLIEKVGGLPEDTGKVISGGPMMGKALNSVDAAVVKGTSGILIINNTEAKRSQAVNCIRCGKCTTVCPMGLEPFYLSQVAKMENFDAAEKNRIMDCIECGSCMFICPSYRPLLDYIRLGKSKVGKIMRSRQN
- a CDS encoding Fe-S cluster domain-containing protein; amino-acid sequence: MILYAVVSLGAIGVIAAIILFFVAQKFKVIEDPRIDEVEEVLPAANCGGCGFAGCRNFAEEIVKAGNMEGFNCPVGGADLMTDVGKVLGLEAELKDPEIAVLRCNGSCENSPQKAQYDGVQSCFVANALFSGEGGCAFGCLGCGDCVEACDFDAMYMDKETGLPVVKENCIACGACVKACPRDILELRKRNKKERRIFVSCVNKEKGGPAKKNCSVACIGCGKCQKVCKFDAITIENNLAYIDPIACKLCRKCAPECPTNAIWEVNFPPKKERPVVEVKTDAATKSADVTTEKVAPQKIEKTENDIAVKESPDLKETNDNKENTES